GGGGCCAGACTGAGTTTTCTGGCCGCTTTTCTGATCGCTCTGCTGCGAGCTCAGGGGGTAACAGAAAGCTTGAAGCAGATGTGTAGCAGGGGATAGAGCCGCTAAACACAAAAAAAGATAGGCTTGCTACTTGACCACAAGCCTACCCCTAAAAATGCTGCCTCTATTCTACCAAGCTCACCTCCAACAGTGCCTCAGTCCTCGCCATTACTTACTTGTGAATCTGCTGGTGTTGCTATTGCAATGGCATAAACAAGTGCGCCTCGAAAGACTTGCGACCACCTTGCCTCTACCGATTCAATTCGAGGGTCGTCGCCGCTGTTTGCAACGCTTGTTTTCGAGCCCTCAGTTGCACATTGATACCCTCTGGTTGCCCTTAGTCGGCTACTTGCTATCTTGCCAATTCCGAGTCGGACAAACTCTTTACTTGGTCCTCGACCGCACGCAGTGGCAAGGGGTGAATGTGCTGATGGCGAGTGTGATTTATCGAGGGCGGGCTCTGCCCTTGTACTGGCAGTTCTTGTCGCATTCTGGAAGTTCGGGCTTAGCGCAACAACAAGCGGTTTTGCGCCCACTTTCAGCGCTACTCAAGCCTTATCAAGTCGTGGTCTTAGGGGACCGGGAATTCTGCTCGGTGCATCTAGCGCAATGGTTGGGCCAAGAACAGCTCAGCTTCTGTTTACGCTTACGCTGTAACGAGTACGTTCAAGATGAAACGGGTTTGGTTGAGCAACTCCAACACCTGGGATTAAAACCCGGTCAATCGCGCTTTTTCGAGCAGGTGAGGGTGACGAAACAAGGGGGTCTGGGATTGTTTAATGTGGCTTGCTATTGGAAACGAGCATATCGAGGCCATTGCGAGAAAAGTGCTTGGTTTCTCTTAACCAATCTGCCCTCTTTAGGTGCTGCTGTGACGGCTTATCAACATCGCATGGGCATCGAAGCTTTCTTTCGTGACTACAAAAGTGGAGGGTATCAAGTCGAATCCACTCGTCTCAATCCTCAGCGCTTATCAGGTTTATTTGTTCTCTTAGCCCTTGCTTATACCAGTGCAGTCATTCAAGGCCATGAAGTTCGCACTCAAGGCTTAGCTAGCTATATTTGTCGAGCCAAAGAAGGACGAAGAATACGTCGCAGACATAGCGATTTTTGGATAGGTTTGTATGCTCAAGCTTGGTTGGAAGGGATGGACTTAGCCACCGATTGGGTAGAGTCTTGGATGCAGCTTAGTGGCAATAAGCAACCCTATCTTCAGCGAGGACTAGACGCTGCTTCCCGCCTCCAGTCCTTGTTCTAGCCTTCTTGTTACCCCCTGAGCTGCTGCGAGTTAAAACCATTAACTTTGCTGAACTCGCAACGGCGTTCAGTGGGAAGGCTCAAACGGATTCGCACTATAAGCGTCTCCAGAGATTCTTTCGCGACTATGAAATGGACTACGCGGAGATTGCCCAGGCGGTAGTGGCTCTGATGGCGATTCCAAAACCGTGGGTGCTCTCCATTGACCGAACGCAGTGGCAATTTGGGGAGCGCACCTTCAACATTCTGATGCTGGGGGTGGTGCATGAAGGAGTGGCTTTTCCTTTGGTGTGGTGCT
This region of Trichocoleus desertorum NBK24 genomic DNA includes:
- a CDS encoding IS4 family transposase, yielding MLPLFYQAHLQQCLSPRHYLLVNLLVLLLQWHKQVRLERLATTLPLPIQFEGRRRCLQRLFSSPQLHIDTLWLPLVGYLLSCQFRVGQTLYLVLDRTQWQGVNVLMASVIYRGRALPLYWQFLSHSGSSGLAQQQAVLRPLSALLKPYQVVVLGDREFCSVHLAQWLGQEQLSFCLRLRCNEYVQDETGLVEQLQHLGLKPGQSRFFEQVRVTKQGGLGLFNVACYWKRAYRGHCEKSAWFLLTNLPSLGAAVTAYQHRMGIEAFFRDYKSGGYQVESTRLNPQRLSGLFVLLALAYTSAVIQGHEVRTQGLASYICRAKEGRRIRRRHSDFWIGLYAQAWLEGMDLATDWVESWMQLSGNKQPYLQRGLDAASRLQSLF